One genomic segment of Mesoterricola silvestris includes these proteins:
- the holA gene encoding DNA polymerase III subunit delta, whose protein sequence is MAIPRTWLDSPFALLHGEDGDGRREAVEAWKAVHVDPEWEVFSFTVCAEGCPWAEVVNALTESAPLGADRVVLVPQADNLLEKAKELPASVKRLVQEPLPSTRLLLVARGTLSAGPGKILGAKPFSDWAKQGRVLKLGAMDEKEAPGWVEAEAARMGLRLGSGVAKRIAVRMGGNPGILRRCLEVLDLLAEDRRVEADLVDKATFRLGEQTAFAWSKAWQGGSAAPALAALRQAVEDDPSGAPLMLLGQARREVERLCRLNDARRNGVRSRDGQVAAMGLGPNQAFLFDGYDRVLTRIGPEGAARLLHLVNQTDMDLKGVALSRSPSPLLNLTTALCRAWSS, encoded by the coding sequence ATGGCCATCCCCCGCACCTGGCTGGATTCCCCCTTCGCCCTCCTCCACGGGGAGGATGGCGACGGCCGCAGGGAGGCCGTGGAGGCCTGGAAGGCCGTGCACGTGGATCCGGAGTGGGAAGTGTTCTCCTTCACCGTGTGCGCCGAGGGCTGCCCCTGGGCCGAGGTGGTGAACGCCCTCACCGAATCGGCGCCCCTGGGCGCCGACCGGGTGGTGCTGGTGCCCCAGGCGGACAACCTGCTGGAAAAGGCCAAGGAACTGCCCGCCTCCGTGAAGCGCCTCGTGCAGGAACCCCTGCCGTCCACCCGGCTCCTCCTGGTGGCCCGGGGCACCCTCTCCGCGGGCCCCGGCAAGATCCTGGGCGCCAAGCCCTTCAGCGACTGGGCCAAGCAGGGCAGGGTCCTCAAGCTCGGCGCCATGGACGAGAAGGAGGCCCCCGGATGGGTGGAGGCGGAGGCCGCCCGCATGGGCCTGCGCCTGGGTTCGGGGGTGGCCAAGCGCATCGCCGTGCGCATGGGCGGCAACCCCGGCATCCTGCGCCGGTGCCTGGAGGTGCTGGACCTGCTGGCGGAGGACCGCCGCGTGGAGGCGGACCTGGTGGACAAGGCGACCTTCCGTCTGGGCGAGCAAACCGCCTTCGCCTGGTCCAAGGCCTGGCAGGGCGGTTCCGCCGCCCCGGCCCTGGCGGCCCTGCGCCAGGCCGTGGAGGACGACCCCAGCGGCGCCCCGCTCATGCTCCTGGGCCAGGCCCGGCGGGAGGTGGAGCGCCTGTGCCGCCTGAACGACGCCCGGCGCAACGGCGTGCGCAGCCGGGACGGCCAGGTGGCCGCCATGGGCCTGGGCCCCAACCAGGCCTTCCTGTTCGACGGCTATGACCGGGTCCTGACCCGCATCGGCCCCGAGGGGGCCGCCCGCCTCCTCCATCTGGTGAACCAGACGGACATGGACCTCAAGGGCGTGGCCCTTTCCCGCAGTCCCTCCCCCCTGCTGAACCTCACCACGGCCCTGTGCAGGGCCTGGAGTTCCTGA
- the lptE gene encoding LPS assembly lipoprotein LptE, producing MARNLAPALAGFLLLGCGYHRLDNRPRAAAWMVKGQTVRIATFRNNTPKLGAEETFRKALENRIVAASPWRLVPQSAASRWVLQGAIERYEVRALGLSLGSDSVKGSAGSATRVEVVVVASVQLLDGVTGDVVITRPGLTFSNQYRVDQNFASFNNQELRVLATLSDDFAESFLTQLLEGSD from the coding sequence ATGGCCCGAAATCTCGCGCCGGCCCTGGCCGGATTCCTCCTGTTGGGTTGCGGCTACCACCGGCTGGACAACCGCCCCCGGGCCGCGGCCTGGATGGTGAAGGGCCAGACGGTGCGCATCGCCACCTTCCGCAACAACACGCCCAAACTGGGCGCCGAGGAGACCTTCCGCAAGGCCCTGGAGAACCGCATCGTGGCGGCCTCCCCCTGGCGCCTGGTGCCCCAGAGCGCGGCCAGCCGGTGGGTGCTCCAGGGGGCCATCGAGCGCTACGAGGTGCGGGCCCTGGGGCTTTCCCTGGGCAGCGATTCCGTGAAGGGCTCCGCCGGCAGCGCCACCCGGGTGGAGGTGGTGGTGGTGGCCTCCGTGCAGCTGCTGGACGGGGTCACCGGGGACGTGGTCATCACCCGGCCCGGGCTCACCTTCTCGAACCAGTACCGGGTCGACCAGAACTTCGCCAGCTTCAACAACCAGGAACTGCGGGTGCTGGCCACCCTCTCCGACGATTTCGCCGAAAGCTTCCTGACCCAGCTGCTGGAAGGGAGCGACTGA
- the hpt gene encoding hypoxanthine phosphoribosyltransferase — protein MSASLSRIYPLLTEAQIAARVQELGDEIARDYAGKDLVVIGLLNGVYPFFADLTRAIKLDMDVNFMRVASYGHGLESTGEVKILTDIDKSIRGRHALVVEDIVDTGLTLHKVRNLLLDREPASLRICTLLSKPSRRRVEVPVDYIGFSIEDHFVVGYGLDLEGKLRNLPYVGIYNPA, from the coding sequence ATGTCCGCTTCCCTCAGCCGCATCTACCCCCTGCTCACCGAAGCCCAGATCGCCGCCCGCGTGCAGGAGCTGGGCGACGAAATCGCCCGGGACTACGCGGGCAAGGACCTGGTCGTCATCGGCCTCCTGAACGGGGTCTACCCCTTCTTCGCGGACCTGACCCGGGCCATCAAGCTGGACATGGACGTGAATTTCATGCGGGTGGCCAGCTACGGCCACGGCCTGGAATCCACCGGGGAGGTGAAGATCCTCACCGACATCGACAAGTCCATCCGGGGCCGCCACGCCCTGGTGGTGGAGGACATCGTGGACACCGGGCTCACCCTCCACAAGGTGCGGAACCTGCTCCTGGACCGGGAGCCCGCCAGCCTGAGGATCTGCACCCTCCTGAGCAAGCCCAGCCGGCGCCGGGTGGAAGTGCCCGTGGACTACATCGGCTTTTCCATCGAGGACCACTTCGTGGTGGGCTACGGCCTGGACCTGGAAGGCAAGCTGCGCAACCTCCCCTACGTGGGAATCTACAATCCCGCCTGA
- a CDS encoding RNA polymerase sigma factor, producing MQQAALDSPYHGPEVQEWVIAAQGGDQAAFGKLVERFQRDVYGKAFSILKNHLDADDVVQETFLRVFRALPGFRFESSFRTWLITITTRQALNFLGRTRSSHESLDPTPDGQEHLALRVEDNQMSTLLDQESRRLLREALPRLPKRQRQALLLKIENDWKYDQIASEMNISVGSVKAHVFHAIQNLSQLIKGGRP from the coding sequence ATGCAGCAGGCCGCCCTGGATTCCCCCTACCACGGACCCGAGGTCCAGGAATGGGTCATTGCCGCCCAGGGCGGGGACCAGGCCGCCTTCGGCAAGCTGGTGGAGCGGTTCCAGCGGGACGTGTACGGCAAGGCCTTCTCCATCCTCAAGAACCACCTGGACGCCGACGACGTGGTCCAGGAGACCTTCCTGCGGGTCTTCCGGGCCCTGCCGGGCTTCCGGTTCGAGTCCTCCTTCCGCACCTGGCTGATCACCATCACCACCCGCCAGGCCCTCAATTTCCTGGGGCGCACCCGCTCCAGCCACGAAAGCCTGGACCCCACCCCCGACGGCCAGGAGCACCTGGCCCTGCGGGTGGAGGACAACCAGATGTCGACCCTCCTGGACCAGGAGTCCCGGCGCCTGCTGCGGGAGGCCCTGCCCCGCCTGCCCAAGCGCCAGCGCCAGGCCCTCCTCCTCAAGATCGAGAACGACTGGAAATACGACCAGATCGCTTCGGAAATGAACATCTCGGTGGGCAGCGTCAAGGCCCACGTGTTCCACGCCATCCAGAACCTGTCGCAACTCATCAAAGGGGGGAGGCCATGA
- a CDS encoding ribonuclease J, whose product MDFASPPFIDWQNPPAKDELRLIPIGGLGEFGMNALVVHTAKSLFLVDCGQLFPSEDQPGIDSIIPDFAYLEPFAERIDAVLLTHGHEDHLGALPYFLERWPVPVYGTAFTMGLLEGKLREHELWSPRHMHVVEDFAKVKVGRGEIQAEWIPVTHSIPDACAIALHTPWGVVVHTGDYKLDPSPVDGRLTGTARLTELGDQGVAVLLSDSTNILNTKPTPSEEECRGGLRDAFRATKGKLFTATFSSNIHRIQIFLDLAYEEGRKVCLLGRSMERNVTVARSLKRLALPDDLFIEPKEVPLFPPKKVAVLCTGSQGEEMAALQRILKGEVKGLKMVDGDRLLLSSRAIPGNEVSISRTLDTAARLGAETTLEGIGVVHATGHGHRPDSAAMISMVRPRHMVPVHGTYRNLKVHAQLAASMGYDKEHILFLDGGECLRLFKDGRVQEAGSVPVGKCFVDQGVDHMVDARVIHDRLILQEDGIVIATLVVDPDTGDLAAEPSILTRGFVVLNDDQAYSELLRLTVRNAFDEAPREIRKDRDLLVEFLRQSLRRTIRKTTQTRPVVVPMILETGGGEAPPPPAPAPRKRKR is encoded by the coding sequence ATGGATTTCGCCTCACCCCCCTTCATCGACTGGCAGAACCCCCCCGCCAAGGACGAGCTGCGGCTCATCCCCATCGGCGGCCTGGGGGAATTCGGCATGAACGCCCTGGTGGTCCACACCGCCAAGAGCCTCTTCCTGGTGGACTGCGGCCAGCTGTTTCCCTCCGAGGACCAGCCCGGCATCGACAGCATCATCCCCGACTTCGCCTACCTTGAGCCCTTCGCCGAGCGCATCGACGCGGTGCTGCTCACCCACGGCCACGAGGACCACCTGGGCGCGCTGCCCTACTTCCTGGAGCGCTGGCCGGTGCCCGTGTACGGCACCGCCTTCACCATGGGCCTCCTGGAGGGCAAGCTCCGGGAGCACGAGCTCTGGAGCCCCCGGCACATGCACGTGGTGGAGGACTTCGCCAAGGTGAAGGTGGGCCGCGGCGAGATCCAGGCGGAGTGGATCCCCGTCACCCACAGCATCCCCGACGCCTGCGCCATCGCCCTCCACACCCCCTGGGGCGTGGTGGTCCACACCGGCGACTACAAGCTGGACCCCTCCCCCGTGGACGGGCGCCTCACGGGCACCGCGCGGCTCACGGAGCTGGGCGACCAGGGCGTGGCGGTGCTGCTCTCGGACTCCACCAACATCCTCAACACGAAGCCCACGCCCAGCGAGGAGGAATGCCGCGGCGGCCTGCGGGACGCCTTCCGCGCCACCAAGGGCAAGCTCTTCACGGCCACCTTCAGCTCCAACATCCACCGCATCCAGATATTCCTGGACCTGGCCTACGAGGAGGGCCGCAAGGTGTGCCTCCTGGGGCGCTCCATGGAGCGCAACGTCACCGTGGCCCGGAGCCTCAAGCGCCTGGCCCTGCCCGACGACCTCTTCATCGAGCCCAAGGAGGTGCCCCTCTTCCCCCCCAAGAAGGTGGCGGTGCTGTGCACCGGCTCCCAGGGCGAGGAGATGGCCGCCCTCCAGCGCATCCTCAAGGGCGAGGTCAAGGGCCTCAAGATGGTGGACGGGGACAGGCTGCTGCTCAGCTCCCGGGCCATCCCGGGCAACGAGGTGAGCATCTCCCGCACCCTGGACACCGCGGCGCGCCTGGGGGCCGAGACCACCCTGGAGGGCATCGGCGTGGTCCATGCCACCGGCCACGGCCACCGCCCGGATTCCGCCGCGATGATCTCCATGGTGCGCCCGCGCCACATGGTGCCCGTGCACGGCACCTACCGGAACCTCAAGGTCCACGCGCAGCTGGCCGCGTCCATGGGCTACGACAAGGAGCACATCCTCTTCCTGGACGGCGGCGAATGCCTGCGGCTGTTCAAGGACGGGCGGGTCCAGGAGGCCGGCAGCGTCCCCGTGGGCAAGTGCTTCGTGGACCAGGGCGTGGACCACATGGTGGACGCCCGGGTCATCCACGACCGCCTCATCCTCCAGGAGGACGGCATCGTCATCGCCACCCTCGTGGTGGACCCCGACACCGGGGATCTGGCCGCCGAGCCCTCCATCCTCACCCGGGGGTTCGTGGTGCTCAACGACGACCAGGCCTACTCGGAACTGCTCCGGCTCACCGTGCGCAACGCCTTCGACGAGGCCCCCCGGGAGATCCGCAAGGACCGGGACCTGCTGGTGGAGTTCCTGCGCCAGTCGCTGCGGCGCACCATCCGCAAGACCACCCAGACCCGGCCCGTGGTGGTGCCCATGATCCTCGAGACCGGCGGGGGCGAGGCTCCGCCTCCCCCGGCCCCGGCGCCCCGCAAGCGCAAGCGCTGA
- the rsmA gene encoding 16S rRNA (adenine(1518)-N(6)/adenine(1519)-N(6))-dimethyltransferase RsmA has protein sequence MELDIAEPLKLTPKKGFGQHFLVQASAIRAIVGSVLASPATRILEIGPGPGVLTAPLLEDGRPLWAVELDPEAVAVLEQRFRGVEHFHLIPGDAVRAALPEGPPFTVAGNLPYNASTAILGRFLVEPLAWERMVFMFQLEVARKILGQPGTKDYGPLSILAQLCCRVTRVLKLGPGAFRPAPKVDSAVLLFEPLPGAPELEARAGLLALLHRSFNHRRKTLANNWQGWLPPEQIHDLLAAQGLPPAIRAEAVPPRTWLELFRALSRKH, from the coding sequence GTGGAGCTTGATATCGCGGAACCCCTGAAACTGACACCGAAGAAAGGGTTCGGCCAGCATTTCCTTGTGCAGGCTTCCGCCATCCGGGCCATCGTGGGGTCCGTGCTGGCCAGTCCGGCCACCCGGATCCTGGAGATCGGCCCCGGCCCCGGCGTGCTCACGGCGCCCCTCCTGGAGGACGGCCGCCCGCTTTGGGCGGTGGAACTGGATCCCGAGGCGGTGGCGGTCCTGGAGCAGCGGTTCCGGGGCGTGGAGCACTTCCACCTGATCCCGGGGGACGCGGTGCGCGCCGCCCTGCCCGAAGGACCCCCCTTCACGGTGGCGGGCAACCTTCCCTACAACGCCTCCACGGCCATCCTGGGCCGCTTCCTGGTGGAGCCCCTGGCCTGGGAGCGGATGGTGTTCATGTTCCAGCTGGAGGTGGCCCGGAAGATCCTGGGCCAGCCGGGCACCAAGGACTACGGTCCCCTGTCCATCCTGGCCCAGCTCTGCTGCCGGGTCACCCGGGTCCTCAAGCTGGGGCCCGGGGCCTTCCGGCCGGCGCCCAAGGTGGATTCCGCCGTGCTGCTCTTCGAGCCGCTCCCCGGCGCCCCGGAGCTGGAGGCGCGGGCCGGGCTGCTGGCCCTCCTCCACCGGAGCTTCAATCATCGCCGCAAGACCCTCGCCAACAACTGGCAGGGCTGGCTGCCCCCCGAACAGATCCACGACCTCCTCGCCGCCCAGGGCCTCCCGCCCGCCATCCGCGCCGAGGCGGTCCCCCCCCGCACGTGGCTTGAACTGTTCCGTGCCCTTTCCCGGAAACACTAG
- a CDS encoding PilW family protein, giving the protein MGERGHSLVELVVAMLLVLCVAAGLLRFLGACLGSATRTVEGVELRRNLRRALEQVSDDLQEAGFQVPCRASPGGPGLTSGPSALVLVKDRVLPGRGRLCAPLPVGDPAPLSRRVRVGADRRVRLQAGDVLLVEDGAWEGLRLTGPLVLEAGREGEGIVEALEGEVPRTHGEGVGVAFLRPSCRVAYRLEGGRLVRRCGEDTPRVLADRLVAFRVDPGRPPAVAVTLEALGPAGGRCALTLARVPRNGGPP; this is encoded by the coding sequence ATGGGTGAACGGGGCCATTCCCTCGTGGAACTGGTGGTGGCGATGCTCCTGGTCCTGTGCGTCGCGGCGGGCCTCCTGCGCTTCCTGGGGGCCTGCCTGGGCTCCGCCACCCGCACGGTGGAGGGGGTGGAGCTCCGGCGGAACCTCCGCCGGGCCCTGGAGCAGGTTTCCGACGACCTCCAGGAGGCGGGGTTCCAGGTGCCCTGCCGGGCTTCGCCGGGGGGGCCGGGCCTGACCTCCGGGCCCTCCGCGCTGGTCCTGGTCAAGGACCGGGTGCTGCCGGGCCGGGGGCGCCTCTGCGCCCCGCTTCCCGTGGGGGACCCGGCGCCCCTTTCCCGCCGGGTGCGCGTCGGCGCCGACCGCCGCGTCCGGCTGCAGGCCGGGGATGTGCTGCTGGTGGAGGACGGCGCCTGGGAAGGCCTTCGCCTCACGGGCCCCCTGGTCCTGGAGGCCGGGCGGGAGGGGGAGGGGATCGTCGAGGCCCTGGAAGGGGAGGTGCCCCGGACCCATGGGGAGGGGGTGGGGGTGGCCTTCCTCCGGCCCTCCTGCCGGGTGGCCTACCGGCTCGAGGGGGGCCGCCTGGTGCGCCGGTGCGGGGAGGACACGCCCCGGGTCCTGGCGGATCGCTTGGTGGCCTTCCGGGTGGACCCGGGAAGGCCCCCGGCCGTGGCGGTGACCCTGGAGGCCCTGGGCCCCGCCGGGGGGCGCTGCGCCCTCACCCTGGCGCGGGTGCCGCGCAACGGGGGGCCGCCGTGA
- a CDS encoding prepilin-type N-terminal cleavage/methylation domain-containing protein: MGREVNGGFSLIEVLAALALAGLALGGITRLATAAARCGGDGERRMRARWAALGALDPGAPPGTEGVAVAEDGGRRVARVAWPGGGLRLETWTGHG; the protein is encoded by the coding sequence ATGGGGCGCGAGGTGAACGGAGGCTTCTCCCTGATCGAGGTGCTGGCGGCCCTGGCCCTGGCGGGGCTGGCCCTGGGCGGGATCACCCGCCTGGCCACGGCGGCGGCCCGGTGCGGCGGGGACGGGGAGCGGCGCATGCGGGCCCGGTGGGCGGCCCTCGGCGCCCTGGATCCGGGGGCGCCGCCCGGAACCGAGGGGGTGGCGGTGGCCGAGGATGGGGGCAGACGGGTGGCGCGGGTGGCCTGGCCCGGGGGCGGCCTGCGCCTGGAGACCTGGACCGGCCATGGGTGA